A window from Proteiniborus sp. DW1 encodes these proteins:
- a CDS encoding amino acid ABC transporter permease → MFFLIGVKNTVIIAFFSVIFGVVLGTLLGLMRQSKIKILKIIATAYIEFVRGTPLLVQLFIVYYGLPINLSTVPAGIVALTLNSGAYVAEIIRAGIEAIDKGQMEAARSLGMSHVQSMRYIILPQALKNILPVLGNEFITIIKESSIVSVIGVPEIMYNAETVRGNTFKPFEPLLVAAVLYFVLTYTLSKLVGKLERRLKNSD, encoded by the coding sequence ATGTTTTTTCTAATAGGAGTAAAAAACACTGTTATAATAGCATTCTTTTCAGTAATCTTTGGAGTAGTGTTAGGAACTCTATTAGGATTAATGAGGCAATCTAAAATTAAAATATTGAAGATAATTGCAACAGCCTATATAGAATTCGTTAGAGGTACACCTCTTCTGGTTCAGCTATTTATAGTATATTACGGCTTACCAATTAATCTTTCGACAGTACCAGCGGGTATTGTAGCTTTGACACTAAATAGTGGTGCATATGTAGCTGAAATTATCAGAGCTGGAATCGAAGCTATTGATAAAGGTCAAATGGAAGCTGCAAGATCTTTGGGTATGTCTCATGTCCAGTCAATGAGATATATAATACTTCCACAGGCATTAAAAAACATACTACCTGTATTGGGAAATGAGTTTATAACTATTATTAAGGAATCTTCTATTGTATCTGTTATTGGTGTGCCTGAGATAATGTACAATGCTGAGACGGTGAGGGGAAATACGTTTAAGCCCTTCGAGCCTCTACTAGTAGCAGCAGTGTTATATTTTGTATTGACCTACACTTTATCGAAGTTAGTTGGTAAACTTGAGAGGAGGCTAAAAAATAGTGATTAG
- a CDS encoding amino acid ABC transporter ATP-binding protein, translating to MIRVRNLCKKFADLEVLNNISTDINKGEVLVIIGPSGSGKSTFLRCLNLLEEPTSGEIIFEGTSITSKDNDINLLRQKMGMVFQQFNLFPHLTVLENITIAPIKVKGMSKEEAEKIALNLLKRIGLEDKANAYPQNLSGGQKQRIAITRALAMSPDVLLFDEPTSALDPEMVGEVLDVMKDLAKDGMTMIVVTHEMGFAKEVADRVFFMDNGYIIEEGAAGEVFKAPKSQRTKDFLAKLLV from the coding sequence GTGATTAGGGTAAGAAATCTATGTAAAAAATTTGCTGACCTAGAGGTTTTAAATAATATAAGCACAGATATTAATAAAGGTGAGGTCCTTGTAATTATAGGTCCTAGTGGTTCAGGGAAAAGTACTTTTTTAAGATGTCTTAATCTTCTTGAAGAGCCTACATCAGGAGAAATAATTTTTGAAGGAACTTCCATAACAAGTAAAGACAATGATATAAATTTACTAAGACAAAAGATGGGTATGGTTTTTCAACAGTTTAACTTATTTCCTCATTTAACAGTATTAGAAAATATAACAATAGCGCCTATAAAAGTCAAAGGTATGTCTAAAGAAGAAGCAGAAAAAATTGCTTTAAACCTTTTAAAGAGAATAGGTCTAGAAGATAAAGCAAATGCGTATCCTCAAAATCTTTCAGGAGGACAAAAACAAAGAATAGCTATAACCAGAGCTTTAGCAATGTCCCCAGATGTGCTTTTATTTGATGAACCTACATCTGCATTAGATCCTGAAATGGTTGGAGAAGTGCTTGATGTAATGAAGGATTTAGCTAAAGATGGAATGACTATGATAGTGGTTACTCATGAAATGGGTTTTGCTAAAGAAGTTGCAGATAGGGTTTTTTTTATGGACAATGGGTATATAATAGAGGAAGGAGCTGCGGGCGAAGTTTTTAAAGCACCTAAAAGTCAAAGGACTAAAGACTTTCTTGCTAAATTGCTAGTTTAG